One Kitasatospora sp. NBC_01287 DNA window includes the following coding sequences:
- a CDS encoding MFS transporter produces MSEAAKPAATAVKPSSARVLPALVLAMLAYSVIQTAVVPILPSLALELKVSGSDITWLMTANLLSAAVLTPLLGRFGDLRGRKPMLLISLAGLVLGSGLAVVTHSFTLLIIARVLQGAGGGVLPLAISIVRDELPREKVTGGVAAISASMGVGSGLGLVATGVLLEHWDYKSIFWMGLVFALIAAALVMVRVPNDPVVDKNGGADPLGAITLAGWLSALLIAVSRGNEWGWTSTKTLGLFAVAAVVALIWGVIEVKVKHPLVDMKMMARPAVAFTNISGLLIGFGMYGSFLVISNFTQTPEKYAHYGFTASVLHAGVLLLPSAAGSMVAAPLGAMLIARRGPRLPLVLGGLFGGVAMVYLALRHSAEGDVYFAAGLFGLGVGMAYAAMPAFINGAVPAEQSGIANGMNAVLRTVGGAIGTAVLGAILTGSTMKFPVPLPVQIPTLDAYKHAYWITAVICLVAAVVPFAIRTAGRSTPVAQAAQPSDAAQPAKTGA; encoded by the coding sequence GTGAGTGAGGCAGCCAAGCCCGCCGCCACGGCCGTGAAACCGAGCAGTGCCCGGGTGCTGCCCGCCTTGGTGCTGGCGATGCTGGCCTACAGCGTGATCCAGACCGCGGTCGTGCCGATCCTCCCGTCGCTGGCGCTGGAGCTGAAGGTCTCCGGCTCCGACATCACCTGGCTGATGACGGCGAACCTGCTCTCGGCCGCCGTACTGACCCCGCTGCTGGGCCGCTTCGGCGACCTGCGCGGCCGCAAGCCGATGCTGCTGATCTCGCTCGCCGGCCTGGTGCTCGGCTCCGGGCTCGCGGTGGTGACCCACTCCTTCACCCTGCTGATCATCGCCCGCGTGCTGCAGGGCGCCGGCGGTGGCGTGCTGCCGCTGGCGATCAGCATCGTGCGCGACGAGCTGCCGCGTGAGAAGGTCACCGGCGGCGTGGCCGCGATCAGCGCCTCGATGGGTGTCGGCAGCGGCCTGGGCCTGGTGGCCACCGGCGTGCTGCTGGAGCACTGGGACTACAAGTCGATCTTCTGGATGGGCCTGGTCTTCGCCCTGATCGCGGCCGCCCTGGTGATGGTCCGGGTCCCGAACGACCCGGTGGTCGACAAGAACGGCGGCGCCGACCCGCTGGGCGCCATCACACTGGCCGGCTGGCTCTCCGCCCTGCTGATCGCGGTCAGCCGCGGCAACGAGTGGGGCTGGACCTCCACCAAGACCCTGGGCCTGTTCGCCGTCGCCGCGGTGGTCGCGCTGATCTGGGGCGTCATCGAGGTCAAGGTCAAGCACCCGCTGGTCGACATGAAGATGATGGCCCGCCCGGCCGTCGCCTTCACCAACATCTCCGGCCTGCTGATCGGCTTCGGGATGTACGGCTCCTTCCTGGTCATCAGCAACTTCACCCAGACCCCCGAGAAGTACGCGCACTACGGCTTCACCGCCAGCGTGCTGCACGCCGGTGTGCTGCTGCTGCCCTCCGCGGCCGGCTCGATGGTCGCCGCCCCGCTCGGCGCGATGCTGATCGCCCGTCGCGGCCCGCGCCTGCCCCTGGTGCTCGGCGGCCTCTTCGGCGGCGTCGCCATGGTCTACCTGGCCCTGCGGCACAGTGCCGAGGGTGACGTCTACTTCGCGGCCGGCCTCTTCGGCCTCGGCGTCGGGATGGCCTACGCGGCCATGCCGGCCTTCATCAACGGCGCCGTGCCGGCCGAGCAGAGCGGCATCGCCAACGGCATGAACGCCGTGCTGCGCACCGTCGGCGGCGCGATCGGCACCGCCGTGCTGGGCGCGATCCTGACCGGGTCCACCATGAAGTTCCCGGTCCCGCTGCCGGTCCAGATCCCGACCCTGGACGCCTACAAGCACGCCTACTGGATCACCGCGGTGATCTGCCTGGTCGCCGCCGTCGTCCCGTTCGCGATCCGGACCGCCGGCCGCTCCACCCCGGTGGCCCAGGCCGCCCAGCCGAGCGACGCGGCGCAGCCCGCCAAGACCGGCGCCTGA
- a CDS encoding PRC and DUF2382 domain-containing protein — translation MQTDIDPRDLIGHKAVDRNGDKIGTVDEVYLDDATGEPEWAAVRTGIFGRDAFVPLTTSEFSGEELRVPYDKSLIKESPDFGVGQHLSPAQELQLYRYYGLDSPNNGRPTERSGAPANGSGAAQDLDFGIGSGSGPGAPMAAAAAASTSAARSGGTTAGPATQLTAQPTAAPTTIGLDKPIDPHPAPVPPPTPDPVHAPQKAGAAHAPATSPPPGPIELTLREERLEITNEWHVLGTARLRKYVVTEPVERRVQVVRERVRVERVPVSEAEQAALTAQEIAEGVEEVTLREERPAVRKYVAPLERVRLVVERYTEEKVIREELRREQVEIHDSTSPDAAGPTPPSRPAMPPEHGGREH, via the coding sequence GTGCAGACCGACATCGACCCCCGAGACCTGATCGGGCACAAGGCCGTCGACCGCAACGGCGACAAGATCGGCACGGTGGACGAGGTCTACCTCGACGACGCGACCGGCGAACCCGAATGGGCCGCCGTGCGGACCGGGATCTTCGGGCGGGACGCCTTCGTCCCGCTGACCACGAGCGAGTTCTCCGGCGAGGAACTGCGGGTGCCCTACGACAAGTCGCTGATCAAGGAGTCACCGGACTTCGGCGTCGGCCAGCACCTGTCGCCCGCGCAGGAGCTGCAGCTCTACCGCTACTACGGGCTCGACTCGCCGAACAACGGCCGCCCGACCGAGCGGAGCGGGGCGCCGGCCAACGGCTCGGGCGCCGCTCAGGACCTCGACTTCGGCATCGGATCCGGCTCCGGCCCGGGCGCCCCGATGGCGGCGGCCGCCGCGGCGAGCACCTCGGCCGCGCGGTCCGGCGGCACCACGGCCGGCCCCGCCACCCAGCTGACCGCCCAACCGACGGCGGCCCCGACCACCATCGGCCTGGACAAGCCGATCGATCCGCACCCCGCTCCCGTCCCGCCGCCCACTCCGGACCCGGTGCACGCGCCCCAGAAGGCCGGCGCAGCGCACGCACCGGCGACCTCGCCGCCGCCCGGGCCGATCGAGCTCACCCTGCGCGAGGAGCGGCTGGAGATCACCAACGAATGGCACGTGCTGGGCACCGCCCGGCTGCGCAAGTACGTGGTGACAGAGCCGGTCGAGCGGCGGGTGCAGGTGGTGCGCGAGCGCGTCCGGGTCGAGCGGGTGCCGGTGAGCGAAGCGGAACAGGCCGCCCTCACCGCGCAGGAGATCGCCGAGGGGGTGGAGGAGGTCACGCTGCGCGAGGAGCGACCCGCGGTGCGCAAGTACGTCGCACCGCTGGAGCGGGTGCGACTGGTGGTCGAGCGGTACACCGAGGAGAAGGTGATCCGCGAGGAGTTGCGCCGCGAGCAGGTGGAGATCCACGACAGCACCTCGCCCGACGCGGCCGGGCCGACCCCGCCCAGCCGGCCGGCGATGCCGCCGGAGCACGGCGGCCGCGAGCACTGA
- the gcvP gene encoding aminomethyl-transferring glycine dehydrogenase: MTAQPTAGRPRSAATLAELEAASPFESRHIGPDSAAQEKMLAQVGYGSLDELSAAAVPEAIRSITGLDLPEGRSEAQVLAELRELAARNEVLTPMIGLGYYGTFTPPVILRNVMENPAWYTAYTPYQPEISQGRLEALLNFQTLVSDLTGLSTSGSSLLDEGTAAAEAMALARRVTKVKGGVFLVDADTLPQTVAVIRTRALPTGVEVVVADLSQGIPAEIAEGGVFGVLLQYPGASGAVRDLAAVIEQAHGLGAIVAVAADLLALTLLKSPGSLGADIACGTSQRFGVPMGFGGPHAGYLSVRAEYARSLPGRLVGVSVDADGHRAYRLALQTREQHIRREKATSNICTAQVLLAVMASMYAVYHGPDGLADIARRTHRYAAALAAGLRAGGVELAHEAFFDTVTAKVTGRAAAVLAAAREAGVNLYQVDADTVSISCDETTTREHLAAVWAAFGVAGVDADAVAETLPADLLREDEYLTHPVFHSHRSETAMLRYLRRLSDRDYALDRGMIPLGSCTMKLNATTEMEAVTWPEFGQLHPFAPIDQAQGYLTLIRQLEHQLVEVTGYDAVSIQPNAGSQGEFAGLLAVRAYHHANGDTQRDVCLIPASAHGTNAASAVMAGMRVVVVKTLTDGDVDVEDLKAKIEQHREQLAVLMVTYPSTHGVFETQITDICALVHEAGGQVYVDGANLNALVGLAKPGKFGADVSHLNLHKTFCIPHGGGGPGVGPVAVRAHLAPYLPNHPLQSEAGPATGVGPISAAPWGSAAILPISWAYVRLMGGEGLKHATQVAVLSANYIAKRLAPHFPVLYTGPGGLVAHECIIDLRPLTKETGVTVDDIAKRLIDYGFHAPTMSFPVAGTLMIEPTESEDLHEIDRFCAAMIEIRAEIEKVGSGEWAADDNPLRNAPHTAAALAGDWSHAYQRHEAVFPAGVNPADKYWPPVSRIDGAYGDRHLVCSCPPLDEYGA, encoded by the coding sequence ATGACTGCCCAGCCGACCGCCGGTCGTCCCCGCAGCGCTGCCACCCTCGCCGAACTCGAAGCGGCCAGCCCCTTCGAGTCCCGGCACATCGGCCCCGACTCCGCCGCCCAGGAGAAGATGCTGGCGCAGGTGGGCTACGGCTCGCTCGATGAGCTCTCCGCCGCCGCCGTCCCCGAGGCGATCCGCAGCATCACCGGCCTGGACCTGCCCGAGGGCCGCTCCGAGGCCCAGGTGCTGGCCGAGCTGCGTGAGCTCGCCGCCCGCAACGAGGTGCTCACCCCGATGATCGGGCTGGGTTACTACGGCACCTTCACCCCGCCGGTGATCCTGCGCAACGTCATGGAGAACCCGGCCTGGTACACCGCGTACACCCCGTACCAGCCGGAGATCTCGCAGGGCCGCCTGGAGGCGCTGCTCAACTTCCAGACCCTGGTCTCCGACCTGACCGGTCTGTCCACCTCGGGCTCCTCGCTGCTCGACGAGGGCACCGCCGCCGCCGAGGCGATGGCGCTGGCCCGCCGGGTCACCAAGGTGAAGGGCGGTGTCTTCCTGGTCGACGCCGACACGCTGCCGCAGACCGTCGCGGTGATCAGGACCCGCGCGCTGCCCACCGGTGTCGAGGTGGTCGTCGCCGACCTCTCCCAGGGCATCCCGGCGGAGATCGCCGAGGGCGGTGTCTTCGGCGTGCTGCTGCAGTACCCCGGTGCCTCCGGCGCGGTCCGCGACCTCGCTGCCGTGATCGAGCAGGCGCACGGACTGGGTGCGATCGTCGCGGTCGCCGCCGACCTGCTCGCGCTCACCCTGCTCAAGTCGCCCGGCTCGCTCGGCGCCGACATCGCCTGCGGCACCTCGCAGCGCTTCGGTGTGCCGATGGGCTTCGGCGGCCCGCACGCCGGCTACCTCTCGGTGCGCGCCGAATACGCCCGCTCGCTGCCCGGCCGCCTGGTCGGTGTCTCGGTGGACGCCGACGGCCACCGCGCCTACCGGCTGGCGCTGCAGACCCGCGAGCAGCACATCCGCCGGGAGAAGGCCACCAGCAACATCTGCACCGCCCAGGTGCTGCTCGCCGTGATGGCCTCGATGTACGCCGTCTACCACGGCCCGGACGGTCTGGCCGACATCGCCCGCCGGACCCACCGCTACGCCGCCGCGCTGGCCGCGGGCCTGCGGGCCGGCGGTGTCGAGCTCGCCCACGAGGCCTTCTTCGACACCGTCACCGCGAAGGTCACGGGTCGCGCCGCCGCCGTGCTGGCCGCCGCGCGTGAGGCCGGGGTCAACCTGTACCAGGTGGACGCCGACACGGTCTCGATCTCCTGCGACGAGACCACCACCCGCGAGCACCTCGCCGCCGTCTGGGCCGCCTTCGGCGTCGCGGGCGTGGACGCGGACGCGGTCGCCGAGACGCTCCCGGCCGACCTGCTGCGCGAGGACGAGTACCTCACCCACCCGGTCTTCCACAGCCACCGCTCGGAGACGGCGATGCTGCGCTACCTGCGCCGCCTCTCGGACCGGGACTACGCGCTGGACCGCGGCATGATCCCGCTCGGCTCCTGCACCATGAAGCTCAACGCCACCACCGAGATGGAGGCGGTCACCTGGCCGGAGTTCGGCCAGCTGCACCCCTTCGCCCCCATCGACCAGGCCCAGGGCTACCTGACCCTGATCCGTCAGCTGGAGCACCAGCTGGTCGAGGTCACCGGCTACGACGCCGTCTCGATCCAGCCGAACGCCGGCTCCCAGGGCGAGTTCGCCGGCCTGCTGGCGGTGCGCGCCTACCACCACGCCAACGGCGACACCCAGCGCGACGTCTGCCTGATCCCGGCCTCGGCGCACGGCACCAACGCCGCCTCCGCCGTGATGGCCGGCATGCGGGTGGTCGTGGTCAAGACCCTGACCGACGGTGACGTGGACGTCGAGGACCTGAAGGCCAAGATCGAGCAGCACCGCGAGCAGCTCGCCGTGCTGATGGTCACCTACCCCTCCACCCACGGTGTCTTCGAGACCCAGATCACCGACATCTGCGCCCTGGTGCACGAGGCCGGCGGCCAGGTCTACGTGGACGGCGCCAACCTGAACGCCCTGGTCGGCCTCGCCAAGCCGGGCAAGTTCGGCGCGGACGTCTCGCACCTGAACCTGCACAAGACCTTCTGCATCCCGCACGGCGGCGGCGGCCCGGGCGTCGGCCCGGTCGCGGTGCGCGCGCACCTGGCGCCGTACCTGCCCAACCACCCGCTGCAGTCGGAGGCCGGTCCGGCCACCGGTGTCGGCCCGATCTCGGCCGCCCCGTGGGGCTCGGCCGCGATCCTGCCGATCTCCTGGGCGTACGTGCGGCTTATGGGCGGCGAGGGCCTCAAGCACGCGACCCAGGTCGCGGTGCTGAGCGCCAACTACATCGCCAAGCGGCTGGCCCCGCACTTCCCGGTGCTCTACACCGGCCCCGGCGGCCTGGTGGCGCACGAGTGCATCATCGACCTGCGCCCGCTGACCAAGGAGACGGGGGTGACCGTGGACGACATCGCCAAGCGCCTGATCGACTACGGCTTCCACGCCCCGACCATGTCCTTCCCGGTGGCCGGCACGCTGATGATCGAGCCGACCGAGTCCGAGGACCTGCACGAGATCGACCGGTTCTGCGCCGCGATGATCGAGATCCGCGCGGAGATCGAGAAGGTGGGCTCGGGCGAGTGGGCCGCGGACGACAACCCGCTGCGCAACGCCCCGCACACCGCCGCCGCCCTGGCCGGTGACTGGTCGCACGCCTACCAGCGCCACGAGGCGGTCTTCCCGGCCGGGGTGAACCCGGCGGACAAGTACTGGCCGCCGGTGAGCCGGATCGACGGTGCCTACGGCGACCGTCACCTGGTCTGCTCCTGCCCGCCGCTGGACGAGTACGGCGCCTGA
- a CDS encoding DUF5999 family protein, with protein sequence MCQHRPECPSAESADREAAVPVARHPEQGWSLLCNGVLLFEDTGELLPDGRVIAPHRSLVIAA encoded by the coding sequence ATGTGCCAGCATCGACCTGAGTGCCCGTCGGCCGAATCCGCCGACCGAGAGGCGGCCGTGCCGGTCGCCCGCCACCCCGAGCAGGGCTGGAGCCTGCTCTGCAACGGGGTCCTGCTCTTCGAGGACACCGGCGAACTGCTGCCGGACGGCCGGGTGATCGCGCCGCACCGCTCGCTGGTGATCGCCGCCTGA
- a CDS encoding glutamate-cysteine ligase family protein, with product MGEKVIATRADLADRQQYRRKLQSCQEALERMLREGRFDRPRAVLGLEIELNLADEQGLPLMRNEQVLAAIGSTDFQTELGQFNIEVNIAPHRLSGHVFEELREEIDTGLRYADRRAAEAGARIIMVGVLPTLGVEHTGLESMSHNNRYSLLSDQILAARGEDIALDIEGVEHLVLDSVTMVAEAAATSLQLHLQVTPDRFASVWNSAQAIAAVQVALGANSPFLFGRELWRETRPVLFQQACDTRSAELKAQGVRPITWFGERWVESALELFEENLRYFPALLPICDDEDPAKVLASGGVPRLAEMRLHNGTIYRWNRPIYDVADGVPHLRVENRCLPAGPTVADTLANAAFYYGLVRALAEQNRPVWSRLPFATADQNFHTAARYGIDSAVRWPRSGRGARGAVAEVPVVDLVLGELLPLAHQGLDAWGVQPADRDRYLGIIEQRCLRRTNGAAWQAATVHQLRERYGMDRATALATMTRRYMELMRAGEPVHTWPVG from the coding sequence ATGGGGGAGAAGGTCATCGCGACCCGCGCGGACCTGGCGGACCGGCAGCAGTACCGACGCAAACTGCAGTCCTGCCAGGAGGCACTGGAGCGGATGCTGCGGGAGGGCCGGTTCGACCGGCCGCGGGCGGTCCTGGGGCTGGAGATCGAGCTCAACCTGGCGGACGAGCAGGGCCTGCCGCTGATGCGCAACGAGCAGGTCCTGGCGGCGATCGGGTCCACCGACTTCCAGACCGAGCTGGGCCAGTTCAACATCGAGGTCAACATCGCCCCGCACCGGCTCAGCGGCCATGTCTTCGAGGAGCTGCGAGAGGAGATCGACACCGGCCTGCGCTACGCCGACCGGCGGGCGGCCGAGGCCGGCGCCCGGATCATCATGGTCGGGGTGCTGCCGACCCTGGGGGTGGAGCACACGGGGCTGGAGTCGATGTCCCACAACAACCGCTACAGCCTGCTCAGCGACCAGATCCTGGCGGCCCGCGGTGAGGACATCGCGCTCGACATCGAGGGCGTCGAGCACCTGGTGCTGGACTCGGTGACCATGGTGGCCGAGGCGGCTGCGACCTCGCTCCAGCTGCACCTGCAGGTCACCCCTGACCGCTTCGCCTCGGTCTGGAACTCGGCCCAGGCGATCGCCGCCGTCCAGGTGGCGCTGGGCGCCAACTCGCCCTTCCTGTTCGGCCGCGAGCTGTGGCGGGAGACCCGGCCGGTGCTCTTCCAGCAGGCCTGCGACACCCGTTCGGCCGAGCTCAAGGCACAGGGCGTGCGCCCGATCACCTGGTTCGGGGAGCGCTGGGTGGAATCCGCGCTGGAGCTCTTCGAGGAGAACCTGCGCTACTTCCCCGCGCTGCTACCGATCTGCGACGACGAGGACCCGGCCAAGGTGCTCGCCTCCGGCGGGGTCCCCAGGCTCGCCGAGATGCGGCTGCACAACGGCACCATCTACCGCTGGAACCGCCCGATCTACGACGTGGCCGACGGCGTGCCCCACCTGCGGGTGGAGAACCGCTGCCTGCCGGCGGGCCCGACGGTGGCCGACACCCTGGCCAACGCCGCCTTCTACTACGGCCTGGTCCGGGCGCTGGCCGAGCAGAACCGGCCGGTCTGGAGCAGGCTGCCGTTCGCCACCGCCGACCAGAACTTCCACACCGCCGCGCGCTACGGCATCGACAGCGCCGTCCGCTGGCCCCGCTCGGGCCGCGGGGCGCGCGGCGCGGTCGCCGAGGTGCCGGTGGTGGACCTGGTGCTCGGCGAGCTGCTGCCGCTGGCCCACCAGGGACTGGACGCCTGGGGTGTGCAGCCGGCCGACCGGGACCGCTACCTGGGCATCATCGAGCAGCGCTGCCTGCGCCGGACCAACGGCGCCGCCTGGCAGGCCGCCACCGTGCACCAGCTGCGAGAGCGCTACGGCATGGACCGGGCCACCGCGCTGGCCACCATGACCCGGCGCTACATGGAGCTGATGCGGGCGGGGGAGCCGGTGCACACCTGGCCGGTGGGGTGA
- a CDS encoding CPBP family intramembrane glutamic endopeptidase — translation MTIAPPAHPENTLPPGPPGRRLLGIELLIVLGLSLGASGVYAVISFVDSLTQHAALSQQIAPLNSSAAPGRPWLDLAYQLYYIARGLMPVALVGYLLIREGTSLRVLGFDLRHKLADLRRGAAVAAVIGGSGLALYLGSRAAGFNLTVVPSGLPDVWWRIPVLIASACQNAVLEEVVVLGYLIRRLDQRGWSRPAILVASSVLRGSYHLYQGVGGLVGNMVMGAVFCLLYRRWGRVMPLAAAHALIDTTAFVGYALLAGHVSWLPTG, via the coding sequence ATGACGATCGCACCCCCCGCGCACCCCGAGAACACCCTGCCGCCAGGCCCTCCCGGGCGCCGGCTGCTCGGGATCGAGCTGCTGATCGTCCTGGGCCTCTCCCTCGGCGCGAGCGGCGTGTACGCCGTGATCAGCTTCGTCGACTCGCTCACCCAGCACGCCGCGCTCAGCCAGCAGATCGCGCCGCTGAACTCCTCGGCCGCGCCCGGCCGGCCCTGGCTCGACCTGGCCTACCAGCTCTACTACATCGCGCGCGGCCTGATGCCGGTGGCGCTGGTCGGCTACCTGCTGATCCGCGAGGGGACCAGCCTGCGGGTGCTCGGCTTCGACCTGCGGCACAAACTGGCCGACCTCCGCCGCGGCGCGGCGGTGGCCGCCGTGATCGGGGGCAGCGGACTGGCCCTGTACCTGGGCTCCCGGGCCGCCGGATTCAACCTCACCGTGGTGCCCTCGGGGCTGCCGGACGTCTGGTGGCGGATCCCGGTGCTGATCGCCTCAGCCTGCCAGAACGCGGTGCTGGAGGAGGTGGTCGTGCTGGGCTACCTGATCCGCCGGCTCGACCAGCGAGGCTGGAGCCGGCCGGCCATCCTGGTGGCCAGCTCGGTGCTGCGCGGCTCCTACCACCTCTACCAGGGCGTGGGCGGCCTGGTCGGCAACATGGTGATGGGTGCGGTCTTCTGCCTGCTCTACCGGCGCTGGGGCCGGGTGATGCCGCTGGCCGCCGCGCACGCGCTGATCGACACCACCGCCTTCGTCGGCTACGCGCTGCTGGCCGGGCACGTCAGCTGGCTGCCGACGGGCTGA
- a CDS encoding PhzF family phenazine biosynthesis protein, whose protein sequence is MRISIIDAFTDRPFAGNPAGVCLLETDDWPAEQWMRRLARELNLSETAFVRPLNGDGTAGDGTAGDDTAGDDTAGDDTAGDDTADWALRWFTPMTEVPLCGHGTLAATHALRARGLVGQEPVRFSSLSGVLTATPRADGMITLDFPAARPRPAEVPEGLAEALGSPVLSCRTTGTLDILLAELRSEHAVRGLAPDLAAITRQLARGVVVTALAEDPADGYDFVSRYFAPAAGVPEDPVTGSAHTVLAPFWGERLGRTVLTGYQASVRGGLVHCELLGTPGGPARAEGGARVLLSGSAVTVLDGVLSPSAAS, encoded by the coding sequence ATGCGCATCTCGATCATCGACGCCTTCACCGACCGACCGTTCGCCGGCAACCCGGCCGGGGTCTGCCTGCTGGAGACGGACGACTGGCCCGCCGAGCAGTGGATGCGCCGGCTGGCCCGGGAGCTGAACCTCTCCGAGACCGCCTTCGTCCGTCCGCTGAACGGCGACGGCACGGCCGGCGACGGCACGGCCGGCGACGACACGGCCGGCGACGACACGGCCGGCGACGACACGGCCGGCGACGACACGGCCGACTGGGCGCTGCGCTGGTTCACCCCGATGACCGAGGTCCCGCTCTGCGGCCACGGGACGCTGGCCGCCACCCACGCCCTGCGCGCCCGCGGCCTGGTGGGGCAGGAGCCGGTCCGGTTCAGCTCGCTGAGCGGGGTGCTGACGGCCACACCGCGCGCCGACGGGATGATCACCCTGGACTTCCCGGCCGCCCGGCCGCGCCCCGCCGAGGTGCCCGAGGGCCTGGCCGAGGCGCTCGGCAGTCCGGTGCTCAGCTGCCGGACCACCGGCACGCTGGACATCCTGCTGGCCGAGTTGCGCAGCGAGCACGCGGTGCGCGGTCTGGCCCCCGACCTGGCGGCCATCACCCGCCAGCTGGCCCGCGGCGTGGTGGTCACCGCGCTCGCCGAGGACCCGGCGGACGGCTACGACTTCGTCTCGCGCTACTTCGCGCCGGCCGCAGGGGTGCCCGAGGACCCGGTGACCGGCAGTGCGCACACCGTGCTCGCGCCGTTCTGGGGCGAGCGGTTGGGGCGCACCGTGCTGACGGGCTACCAGGCCTCGGTGCGCGGCGGACTGGTCCACTGCGAGCTGCTCGGGACGCCCGGTGGCCCGGCCCGGGCCGAGGGCGGGGCGAGGGTGCTGCTCTCCGGTAGCGCGGTCACGGTGCTGGACGGCGTGCTCAGCCCGTCGGCAGCCAGCTGA
- a CDS encoding DUF1508 domain-containing protein produces the protein MAGKFELYKDDSGMHRFRLKASNGSVVVVGDAHESKESLLKNIESLRKLAPYAEVLETSGSPA, from the coding sequence ATGGCAGGGAAGTTCGAGCTCTACAAGGACGACAGCGGCATGCACCGGTTCCGGCTCAAGGCCAGCAACGGCTCCGTCGTCGTGGTCGGCGACGCGCACGAGTCCAAGGAGTCGCTGCTGAAGAACATCGAGTCGCTCCGCAAGCTGGCGCCCTACGCGGAGGTCCTCGAAACGAGCGGCAGCCCGGCGTAG
- a CDS encoding excisionase translates to MEPPSNWEDRLARWQNELELFERLDEKPWVTLGKAEAESGVSRSALRSWYRNGEIQSRLVDGPNGPQRLVRLDAVIERAAASPRIQRRAEREVSLEAQVTLLRHRVDQLELRLAALERK, encoded by the coding sequence ATGGAGCCACCGTCGAACTGGGAGGACCGGCTCGCCCGCTGGCAGAACGAGCTGGAGCTGTTCGAGCGGCTGGACGAGAAGCCCTGGGTCACGCTGGGCAAGGCGGAAGCCGAGAGCGGCGTCTCCCGCTCGGCCCTGCGGTCCTGGTACCGCAATGGCGAGATCCAGTCCCGGCTGGTGGACGGCCCGAACGGGCCGCAGCGACTGGTCCGGTTGGACGCGGTGATCGAGCGCGCCGCCGCGTCACCGCGCATTCAGCGCAGGGCGGAACGCGAGGTCAGCCTGGAAGCCCAGGTCACCCTGCTACGGCACCGGGTTGACCAGCTAGAGCTGCGGCTGGCCGCGCTGGAGCGGAAGTGA
- a CDS encoding Clp protease N-terminal domain-containing protein, producing the protein MTFERFTVEARKVVVTAQEEARLLKHNHIGTEHILLGLLDAPDSTAARVLHQLGYDKEAARADIAAVVKPGTKELSGHIPFAPSAKKALDLALREALQLHHTYIGTEHILLALVTEGEGVGAEALAERINPISKIRAAVLASLEGSQDVEAGPWPAGTAATEDTVSAASALAGGGPVGSHHLLEAMLRSENSMAARALRELGVDPDAVAAKIDELDPETTTDANPEEAAARRMEIRLVDDEVHLILRDPTTVTIAKKVTELSTGPIQGVGPVAGMFVPLWRSTNQLLLQIQRVLEPESGEEDGPAASGVAKVVRAVLAPRLRR; encoded by the coding sequence ATGACTTTCGAACGGTTCACGGTGGAAGCCCGCAAGGTGGTCGTCACGGCTCAGGAGGAGGCGAGGCTGCTCAAGCACAACCACATCGGCACGGAACACATCCTGCTGGGGCTGCTCGACGCGCCGGACAGCACGGCGGCGAGAGTTCTGCACCAGCTCGGGTACGACAAGGAGGCGGCGCGGGCCGATATCGCCGCGGTGGTCAAGCCCGGCACGAAGGAGCTGAGCGGCCACATTCCGTTCGCGCCGAGCGCGAAGAAGGCGCTGGACCTCGCCCTGCGCGAGGCGCTGCAACTGCACCACACCTACATCGGTACGGAGCACATCCTGCTTGCCCTGGTCACGGAAGGCGAGGGCGTCGGCGCCGAAGCACTTGCCGAGCGGATCAATCCGATCAGCAAGATCCGTGCCGCGGTGCTGGCGTCACTGGAGGGATCGCAGGACGTCGAGGCCGGCCCATGGCCGGCCGGCACAGCCGCCACCGAGGACACCGTGTCCGCCGCGAGCGCGCTGGCCGGTGGTGGACCGGTCGGCAGCCATCACCTGCTCGAGGCGATGCTGCGGTCGGAGAACAGCATGGCGGCCAGGGCGCTGCGTGAACTCGGGGTCGACCCGGACGCGGTCGCCGCCAAGATCGACGAACTGGACCCGGAGACGACCACGGACGCGAACCCGGAGGAGGCCGCCGCGCGCAGGATGGAGATCCGGCTGGTCGACGATGAGGTGCACCTGATCCTGCGGGACCCGACGACGGTCACGATCGCCAAGAAGGTCACCGAGCTGTCCACCGGCCCGATCCAGGGCGTCGGGCCGGTGGCCGGCATGTTCGTCCCGCTCTGGCGGTCGACCAATCAGCTGCTGCTGCAGATCCAGCGGGTGCTGGAACCGGAATCCGGAGAAGAGGACGGCCCCGCCGCGAGCGGCGTGGCCAAGGTCGTACGCGCGGTCCTGGCGCCCCGGCTCCGCCGGTGA